A genomic segment from Janthinobacterium sp. 64 encodes:
- a CDS encoding SIMPL domain-containing protein (The SIMPL domain is named for its presence in mouse protein SIMPL (signalling molecule that associates with mouse pelle-like kinase). Bacterial member BP26, from Brucella, was shown to assemble into a channel-like structure, while YggE from E. coli has been associated with resistance to oxidative stress.) translates to MTVMKSLLAAAAATVALGAHAQALPTSGTLVVVPANGEVVHANDQVTITLAIEEQDKDKAAAASRVNQKMNQGAAIVKKADPQAVLKTQGYYTYAVYPETAPLPPGVAAKPRVPTGWRVGQYLQVTTTNLAALPKTVSAAQGVLTLNRLNFGLAPATIRKLDDQRIAAAYKNLNERVAAIAGAMGRNVNEAVIDTIDFEGSGNYAQRVSVTGARNMSADAMGYGGNQVAEPSFEAGETTLNMGLVAKIKFK, encoded by the coding sequence ATGACCGTCATGAAATCGCTGCTGGCCGCCGCCGCCGCTACCGTTGCCTTGGGCGCACATGCCCAGGCCTTGCCCACCTCCGGCACCCTCGTGGTGGTGCCGGCGAATGGCGAAGTGGTGCATGCGAACGACCAGGTGACCATCACGCTGGCCATCGAAGAGCAGGACAAGGACAAGGCCGCCGCCGCCTCGCGCGTGAACCAGAAGATGAATCAGGGCGCGGCCATCGTCAAGAAGGCCGATCCGCAAGCCGTGCTGAAGACCCAGGGCTATTACACGTATGCCGTCTACCCGGAAACGGCGCCCTTGCCGCCAGGCGTCGCCGCCAAGCCACGCGTACCAACGGGCTGGCGAGTGGGCCAATACCTGCAGGTGACGACGACGAATCTGGCCGCCTTGCCGAAAACCGTGTCAGCGGCGCAAGGCGTGCTGACCCTGAACCGTTTGAACTTCGGCCTGGCGCCCGCCACCATCCGCAAGCTCGACGATCAGCGCATCGCCGCCGCCTATAAAAACCTGAACGAGCGTGTCGCCGCCATCGCCGGCGCCATGGGCCGCAACGTCAATGAGGCCGTGATCGACACCATCGATTTCGAAGGCTCGGGCAACTACGCGCAGCGCGTCAGCGTGACCGGTGCGCGCAACATGAGCGCCGACGCCATGGGCTATGGCGGCAACCAGGTGGCCGAACCGAGTTTCGAGGCGGGCGAAACGACCCTGAACATGGGCCTGGTGGCCAAGATCAAGTTCAAATAA
- a CDS encoding SIMPL domain-containing protein (The SIMPL domain is named for its presence in mouse protein SIMPL (signalling molecule that associates with mouse pelle-like kinase). Bacterial member BP26, from Brucella, was shown to assemble into a channel-like structure, while YggE from E. coli has been associated with resistance to oxidative stress.) has protein sequence MTVMKSVLVAAAATVALSAQAQTLPTSGTLVVVPAFGEVKHVNDQVVATLAIEEQDKDKAAAASRVNQKMNKGIAIVKQADPSAALKSYGYYTYPVYPEERPLPAGAVAKPRLPTAWRVGQYLEVTTANLATLPKTVSAAQGVLTLNGLNFGLKPETIRLLDDQRIAATYKNLNERVAAIAKAMGRNVSDAVLDTVDFEGSGNYATESRAAAAPMMMRSAKMAEDSSVVAEPSFEPGETTLDMRVVGKVKFK, from the coding sequence ATGACCGTGATGAAATCCGTCCTTGTTGCCGCCGCAGCCACCGTTGCCCTGAGCGCACAAGCGCAAACCTTGCCCACTTCCGGCACCCTGGTGGTCGTCCCCGCATTTGGCGAAGTCAAGCATGTCAATGACCAGGTGGTCGCTACCCTGGCCATCGAAGAACAGGACAAGGACAAGGCTGCCGCCGCGTCGCGAGTCAACCAGAAGATGAACAAGGGCATCGCCATCGTCAAGCAGGCCGACCCATCGGCAGCGCTGAAATCGTACGGCTACTACACCTATCCCGTGTATCCGGAAGAGCGCCCATTGCCGGCTGGCGCCGTGGCCAAGCCACGTTTGCCAACGGCCTGGCGCGTTGGCCAGTACCTGGAAGTGACGACGGCCAACCTGGCGACCTTGCCAAAAACCGTGTCGGCAGCGCAAGGCGTGCTGACCCTGAACGGTTTGAATTTCGGCCTGAAGCCGGAAACCATCCGCCTGCTCGATGACCAGCGCATCGCCGCCACGTACAAAAACCTCAATGAGCGCGTGGCCGCCATCGCCAAGGCCATGGGCCGCAACGTGTCCGATGCCGTGCTCGATACGGTGGACTTCGAAGGTTCGGGCAACTACGCCACCGAAAGCCGTGCTGCTGCCGCACCGATGATGATGCGCAGCGCCAAGATGGCCGAAGACAGCAGTGTCGTCGCCGAGCCGAGCTTCGAGCCGGGCGAAACGACGCTCGACATGCGTGTCGTCGGCAAGGTCAAGTTCAAGTAA
- a CDS encoding MFS transporter, with amino-acid sequence MTDRITATAPSQAAVDSSIPILALLALAMTAFLALLSETLPAGLLPQIARDLNISEVMTGQLVTVYAIGSILTAIPLTALTSTWRRRNVLLLAIIGFLIFNTATVLAPNYAVALIARFVTGMAAGLAWGLMAGYARRMVRPEQQGRAMAIAMIGTPLALSLGVPLGTLMGGVLGWRSIFGIMSGMAVVLVAWVLLVVPDYPGQKNGERLSIRQVFLTPGVRPILAVIVAWMLAHNILYTYIAPFLAPSGLRPRVDLVLLVYGVGSLAGIWLVSQLIDRWLRPLVLGCIAAFALVMVALGLAMDSPIVIYVSMAIWGITFGGAGTLLQTASADAAGDGMDVAQAMVATIWNVAIAGGGLAGGMLLDGYGAASFPWAMLTLLLVALAIAWRAHRHSFKPGRRSGGAVIGH; translated from the coding sequence ATGACTGACCGTATCACCGCCACGGCGCCCTCGCAGGCTGCTGTTGACTCTTCCATCCCCATCCTGGCCTTGCTGGCCCTGGCCATGACGGCGTTCCTTGCCCTCCTGTCGGAAACCTTGCCGGCCGGCTTGCTGCCGCAGATTGCCCGTGACCTGAATATTTCCGAAGTCATGACGGGCCAGCTGGTGACCGTCTATGCGATCGGCTCCATCCTGACGGCGATCCCGCTGACGGCGCTGACCAGCACCTGGCGCCGGCGCAATGTCTTGTTGCTGGCCATCATAGGCTTTTTGATCTTCAATACGGCGACGGTCCTGGCGCCCAACTATGCCGTCGCCCTGATCGCGCGCTTCGTCACTGGCATGGCCGCCGGGCTGGCCTGGGGCTTGATGGCGGGCTATGCGCGCCGCATGGTGCGTCCCGAGCAGCAGGGCAGGGCGATGGCCATTGCCATGATCGGCACGCCGCTGGCCCTGTCCTTGGGCGTGCCGCTGGGCACCCTGATGGGCGGCGTGCTGGGCTGGCGCAGCATCTTTGGCATCATGTCCGGCATGGCCGTGGTGCTGGTCGCGTGGGTGCTGCTGGTCGTGCCCGATTACCCTGGGCAAAAGAATGGCGAACGGCTGTCGATCCGCCAGGTGTTCCTGACGCCGGGCGTGCGGCCGATTCTGGCGGTGATCGTCGCCTGGATGCTGGCGCATAACATTCTGTATACCTATATCGCGCCGTTCCTGGCGCCGTCCGGCTTGCGCCCCCGCGTCGACCTGGTGCTGCTCGTGTATGGCGTGGGATCGCTGGCCGGCATCTGGCTGGTCAGCCAGCTGATCGACCGCTGGCTGCGCCCGCTCGTGCTGGGCTGTATCGCCGCCTTTGCCCTCGTGATGGTGGCGCTGGGCCTGGCGATGGATTCCCCCATCGTCATCTATGTCAGCATGGCCATCTGGGGCATCACCTTCGGCGGCGCCGGCACCTTGCTGCAGACGGCGTCGGCGGACGCTGCCGGCGATGGCATGGACGTGGCGCAAGCGATGGTGGCAACCATCTGGAACGTGGCCATCGCGGGCGGCGGCCTGGCGGGCGGCATGCTGCTCGACGGCTATGGCGCGGCATCGTTCCCGTGGGCCATGCTGACCTTGCTGCTGGTGGCGCTGGCTATCGCCTGGCGCGCGCACCGCCACAGTTTCAAGCCGGGCCGGCGCAGCGGCGGCGCGGTGATTGGTCACTAA